In a single window of the Christensenella timonensis genome:
- a CDS encoding lysoplasmalogenase family protein, translating to MAVLSVVLPVVIAVCYVILLWQYIRMEARHNFVRATTLKLTLGALFCITGIAGLLLLTLDGSVEIPDILVFCGLLCAVGGDYFLQFIRLDAKKFNAGIFFFALTQCFLLISMFMRFGIGWQEFVVTAAVLLLVLLLMKKQDWQLGKAQVPLTVYTVLLVLMAAKAAVSVFSPQAIAGRTLVMAAGAVLFLVSDLFLGIWNYHTDKRIHANLNWITYFSGMFLLALSLHPM from the coding sequence ATGGCTGTATTATCGGTTGTCCTGCCGGTGGTGATCGCTGTTTGTTATGTGATACTGCTGTGGCAGTATATCCGTATGGAAGCACGGCATAATTTTGTCCGGGCGACGACGCTGAAGCTTACGCTGGGCGCGCTTTTTTGCATCACAGGCATTGCGGGACTGTTGCTCTTAACGCTGGATGGAAGCGTGGAAATCCCGGATATCCTTGTTTTCTGCGGGCTTTTGTGCGCGGTCGGCGGGGATTATTTTTTGCAGTTTATCCGGCTGGACGCCAAAAAGTTCAACGCCGGGATTTTCTTTTTTGCGCTGACCCAGTGCTTTTTACTCATTTCCATGTTCATGCGCTTTGGGATCGGCTGGCAGGAGTTCGTGGTCACAGCAGCCGTTTTGCTGTTGGTGCTGCTCCTGATGAAAAAACAGGACTGGCAGCTGGGAAAAGCGCAGGTGCCGCTGACTGTTTATACGGTGCTGCTCGTATTGATGGCCGCCAAGGCCGCGGTAAGCGTATTTTCGCCGCAGGCGATTGCCGGGCGCACGCTGGTGATGGCCGCAGGCGCGGTACTGTTCCTCGTTTCGGACCTGTTTTTGGGCATATGGAATTACCACACGGACAAGCGGATCCACGCGAACCTCAACTGGATCACGTATTTTTCCGGCATGTTTTTGCTGGCGCTAAGCCTGCATCCTATGTAA
- a CDS encoding cation:proton antiporter regulatory subunit: MSVALALFFAVTVAYILIIDIFTILFRMTGMTEEKAKFQVISLLTNSGYTTKESELVVGKLLRRKLARTVMLFGYVFSVTIITVFVNVVLALPKAIQEDLWTLVIILAIIFIVFMLVKKVTHMKVRFNAFIEKLGQKWMFQGKGNIISVMDEYARGVVAGVDIRELPRELDGKTLAEADLTTKYGLHIVMVKRNDEMLEYITKDTVLLTGDQLLLFGRLQDIFTLFTPEDDLGRLREEKHMARLEGKNNKK; the protein is encoded by the coding sequence ATGTCGGTGGCTCTGGCCTTGTTTTTTGCAGTGACAGTCGCATATATCCTGATTATCGATATCTTCACCATCCTGTTCCGCATGACGGGGATGACGGAGGAAAAGGCAAAATTCCAGGTCATATCCCTGCTTACCAACAGCGGGTATACGACAAAAGAAAGCGAACTGGTGGTGGGCAAGCTGCTGCGCCGTAAGCTGGCGCGCACGGTCATGCTGTTTGGGTATGTCTTTTCCGTGACTATCATCACGGTGTTCGTAAACGTCGTACTCGCGCTTCCCAAAGCGATCCAGGAAGACCTGTGGACGCTTGTCATCATCTTAGCCATTATCTTTATCGTCTTTATGTTGGTGAAAAAAGTCACCCATATGAAGGTGCGTTTCAATGCATTTATCGAAAAATTGGGCCAGAAATGGATGTTTCAGGGGAAGGGTAATATCATCAGCGTGATGGACGAGTACGCGCGCGGCGTCGTTGCCGGGGTGGACATCCGGGAACTTCCACGCGAGCTTGATGGGAAGACGCTGGCCGAAGCCGACCTGACTACAAAGTATGGACTGCACATCGTCATGGTCAAGAGGAACGACGAGATGCTCGAATATATCACCAAGGATACGGTGCTTTTGACGGGCGACCAGCTTTTGCTGTTTGGACGGCTGCAGGATATTTTCACATTATTCACCCCGGAGGACGACCTGGGACGCCTGCGTGAAGAAAAGCACATGGCAAGGCTGGAAGGAAAAAATAATAAGAAGTAA
- a CDS encoding DNA-deoxyinosine glycosylase, giving the protein MMQAGRVTHSFGPVFDDQSRILILGSIPSVKSRREGFYYANPRNRFWEVLSTLLACPLPATVPQKEEMLKGAGIALFDVLAACDIEGSSDASIKNAVPNDFSEIFSAADIRMVFANGKKAYRLYQTLCFPATGRECIALPSTSPANAAAGLPFLLAEWSHILDYLDH; this is encoded by the coding sequence ATGATGCAGGCGGGACGCGTTACACATTCGTTTGGGCCGGTTTTTGACGACCAATCCAGGATCTTGATACTGGGAAGCATCCCCTCTGTCAAATCGCGCCGGGAAGGCTTTTATTATGCCAATCCGCGTAACCGTTTCTGGGAGGTGCTAAGCACGCTGCTGGCGTGTCCGCTGCCTGCGACGGTTCCGCAAAAAGAAGAAATGTTAAAAGGCGCGGGCATCGCGCTTTTCGATGTACTCGCTGCGTGCGATATCGAGGGGAGCTCGGATGCATCCATTAAAAATGCTGTACCCAACGATTTTTCAGAGATTTTTTCCGCCGCAGATATACGCATGGTATTTGCGAACGGGAAGAAGGCGTATAGGCTTTATCAAACTTTGTGTTTCCCGGCGACGGGCAGGGAATGTATCGCGCTTCCCTCCACCAGTCCGGCAAACGCGGCGGCAGGGCTTCCGTTCCTTTTGGCGGAATGGTCGCATATTTTGGATTATCTGGATCACTAA